Within Suricata suricatta isolate VVHF042 chromosome 12, meerkat_22Aug2017_6uvM2_HiC, whole genome shotgun sequence, the genomic segment CCATTtgccagatgagaaaactgaggcagagaggctAAACTGATTATCTAAGGCCACACAACTAGCGCCTAGCAGCAGAGGCAGGACACAGACCCAAAGTCGGGCTCCAGAGTCTACACTCTTGATCACTTCACTAAACAGCCTCTTCTGGACTTTATGCCCCACATTACCAGGCATGGTGGGCCTGCCCTTGACCTCTCTGCCCAGCTAACAGGGCCTTCTGTGCTCGCCCCAGGTTCCTTCACCTGTCACCTGCTGCTCACCGATCCCCAGAAAGATGGCTGGCCCGTTAACCTTCACGCTCCTCTGTGGTTTGCTGGCAGTGACTTTGGCCGGAGCCAAGCTCAGCCCCCCTGCAGTTCTTACCCTTGGCCGTGAAGTCATCAAAGAAAGTAAGTCTCTCACCTCCATAAGGCAAGAGGGCAGGTGGAGCAGCCCtccaaaggagggagggagttcCCCATCGTTTGGGGTGTGCAAGGCACAGTTGCGACCCCAGGTCTAAGGTGAGACTCAAGTGGATGAGTTATAAAGATTGGGAGTGTCTCTGATCTCAAAAGCCTGATTCCAAGACCCTCCTTTAAATTCCATGATTCCACTGGGCCCCTTCCTTCTTTATGTCCCTCCAGAGCCTCCACTGACACGGCTTAGCATTTAGCCCGCTGGCACAGGAGGAATATTTAcagggccctcctccattatcacggAGCGGAGGAAAAGTCAGCTTTGTGAGAGGCAGTGACATACCGGGACTCTGGGGCACGGTGGGGACACATACCTGGCTCATCCTGCCCGAGGGCTGAGGGAGGTGGGGCATTTATACACCAGTTCCCATCAGTCAGGGGCTGACAGCTGCTTCTGGAGCTGCTTCTGGAGCAGCTGGGACTTCTGACCTGCTCTTCGCACAAGCCAAATGGGCTCTGGCTGCCAGGGACATCTCTGACCTTTCCAGGACTCCTGGCTTCTCCTATCTCAGCTCAGCCCCTGTGGCTCTTTGGAAAACAGGCTCACATGATGTGGGAGCCAGAGAGTTGTTAGCGAGTGCGTTTTGGCAGCCAAACAGCCCCCAACAGGGTCTTGCGGGTGCCCTGCCTCTTGGCTCCAAAGTTTGCTGCTGGCCGGTGGGAGGGACGCGGGTCCATATGCCAGCATCCTGCACTGTTCCCGCAGAGGCTGGCAGTGCTCAGAGTGTGAACGGTCCCACCTACGCCCCTACCTTAGTCTTTATGAGAAAACGACTCACCCAACCACCATCCCCAAAGCCACATGTCCACAGCAGATGGGCATCCATCCCCTGGCCTTGCGTCCGCGTCCAGGTCGCCCTGAGTGATGCCCCTCCCCGCCTGAAGCCACTGCCGCCATCGGTGTTGCCCCTCCTGCGGGACCCTAATCTCTAGGATCTGCCTCCAGGGCTGACACAGGGGCTGAGGGATCACAATGCCATCAACATCCTCCAGCAGCTGCCGCTGCTCAGCAGCCTCCGAGAGAAGCCAGCCGGGGGCATCCCCATACTCGGCAACCTGGTGAACTCCATCCTGAACCATATCGTCTGGTAAGTGGGGCCAGCTAGGCGTGAGGTCTTTCCCCGCACCTCCTTCAGGAGCTCCCAGAGGAATGAATAGTGGCCATAAGAGAGTGACATGGAACCCTAACAGGGTGATCCCAGGGGAAGGAGAGTGAAGGGATAAAGGGACACTTCTTGGTGGAGGTAACAGGTGAGCCAATGGCCCCGTGCCCaccagaagagaagaagaaggtggCATGCCAGGCATCGGGACCAGCCTGGGCAAAGGCACAGAGGGGTGAGTTTGTCAGAACAGCTGGCCCGCAAGCCCCCAAGGCGAGGACTGAGGTCAGTGGGACCACATCACGGAGGGTCTTCCAAGTCAGCCCAAGGAGCTGGGATTCGTCTCCTTCATGGCAGGGAGCCATGGGAGCATTCTGAGccatggtggaggggagggaggggccaggccaCACTGGAGAGGAGTCAGGGGACAGGACGCAGGTCCAGCTGCGGGCTGGAAAGCGCTGGCTGGcaccaagagagaaggaaagatgcaGGGGCGGGTTTGGGGACAATACTCAGCTGAGCATGAAGGACGAGTCTCATCTCTCCCATGTCCCACCAAGGCTGAAAGTCACCACAGCCAACATCCTCCAGCTGCAGGTGCAACCCTCAGATGAAGGCCAAGGGCTGGCGGTCAAGATCCCCCTGGACATGGTGGCTGGACTCAACACGTGAGTGTCCCCTCAGTCAGACACAGCAGGCCTGACAGGTCCATTTACACATCCCCCTTTTCTCCATGCAGGCATCTGGtaaagagaatcctgagcagagggaagagaaagtgcAAAGATCCTGGGGCACTTGCTTTGTCCAAAGAATGGCAAAgtgtgcagaggtggggggagaataGTGGGAGGTGAGGGCTTTGTGGGGCCTTGTGGGCCGAGGTGAGACCTGGCTTTTACTGAGTGAAATGGGAACCATggagggttctgagcagaggagggacaagaCATGCTTTAGCTTTTAAAGActccctctggctgctgtgtttggaggcagggagggtgtCCGGAAGCTACTGTTAGATTCAGGAGGAGACAGTGATGGCTTGGACCAGGGCTTGGAGGCAGGAAGGTGGTGAGCAGTGATCAGACTCTGAAAATGTTTCAGAGGTAGGTAGAGGTGACAGGATTTCCTGATGGACTGAAtgtcagagagagacggggagtgGGGGGTCAAGACTGACCCCAGGGGTTCTGCCTACACAACTGTCAAGATGGTCAGCAATCAAGACGGGAACAATCATGAGAGGCGCAGGTCTAGGGAAGGAGCAAGAGTTCAGTGGTGTACATGTTAAATCTGCAGCACCTGTAAGACACCCAGGTAAGGAGTCGGGTATAAGTTTGGGAGCTGTTGATCTATGCAGAGGATTTAAATTGGGAGAGGGATCCAACACCAGAGCCTGGGACATGGTGGGTGGAGACTGGGGGAGATGAGGAGAATCAGCAGAGGCACTTGAGCTTGGAGGTGAGAGAgccagaagacagagacagacagcatgttTGCCCCGATCCGGGGCTGAGACAGCACGGGCACCTCCACTCCCAGGCCCCTGGTCAAGACCATCGTGGAGATGCACATGCAGACGGAGGTCCAAGCCATCATCACAGTGAACGCCAGCGAGAGGGGCTACACCCGCGTGGTCCTCCAGGACTGCTCCGACAGCCACGGGAGCCTGCGCATCAGCCTGCTGCAAAAGTGAGTGTGGCCGCCTGCCGCTGGGCTCCCACCgtgcccgggggtggggggcgggggggatgccAGGAGGTGGccttgccccattttacagatggagaacaCCGAAgcccagagaaagaaagggacttATCCCTCCTGACTCTTGAGCTGAGGCTCCTTGCAGGGAATCTGGGGTGCCAAAGAAAGTTCAAGACATCAAGAGCAGAAACAAGGATGGTGGGATTTCAGGCATCATGCCAGGAAGCGGGGCAAACATTTGAAGGTGGAAGGAGCCACATTCCTAGGGCCCCTCCAACCACCTCAGGCAGCCTGAAAGGAGCATTGGGTAAAAACATACTCTGGAGACAGGCAAATGCATCCCCTTCATTTACAGCCTGTGCAATGCTGGCCAGGTGCGTCCTTATGCCCCTGCGTCCAGGCCACAGCGAGAGGACGAGATCGGGCTACAGTCATAAGCAGTcagcacagcaggtgctcaaaacCATGCTTCCCTCCACTTCTTATCAGGAGAATGGGGAGAAGTGCCAAGGCCATCATCCCAGGCTCCAGCACACAGCTCTAAAGACAACCCCCAACCCCTAGTCCGTGCGAACTCTCTGCCACCATCCACATCTGTCTCAGGGTCGACTCCCAACCCTGTCTTTATTGGGCTGTGTGACCACCAGCAAGGGCCTTCTTCCCCTGGGCTCTGAGTTCCCTTCTGTAAAACAGCATCATCTCTGACCCTTCCtaatctctctccccttctcctctccggAAGGCTCTCCTTTCTGGTCAACTCCTTAGCCAACAAGGTCATGAGCCTCCTGATGCCAGCCTTGCCCAAACTGGTGAAAACCCAGGTGAGTGGAATCAGGGCCTCTCGGGCCTGTGAAGATTGCCCCCCGCCGTGGGTCTGGGGCGGAACTGCAAGCTGGTGCTGAGGAACCCTGTGTCTCCCTGCGTTAGGAAAACTCTGGGCCTGACCACTTGTTCAGTGGGTCGTTGAGGGAAAAGTAACAGAACTGCCAGAAGCCACCCAGGAGGCCTTGAACAGTGATGTGCTGAAAAATTATTAACAACTGACTCTTGAGAGGTTGAGGGGAAAGGAAGCCTGATTTGTAGCACTTGCGGATTTCCCTGGTGTAAACGCTGCCTCTGAGGCCAATTTCCAGCCGCAACATGATGTCACTGAGCAGAGTTGGGAAGAACAGGACAGGAGCGCACCATTGTATGGCATTTCTGCCACGCAGATACAGTAGACGTCAAAATCCTCAAGAGCAATAGAGGAGAGTAAAGTATAACAAAGTAATCAGGAAGTGATGAGTTTTGAATTCTCAtgagctttgcttttatttattttatttagctgtAAAATAAACTTACAACTGCAGTTGTAAGTTtcatagaatttaatttttaataatgtctgAGCTTAGCACGTGGCTCAGAGATTCCTGAAACATTAACCCTTGGCCCTTGCAAAGCGGTACAGGCCGGCTCTGGCATCCCGGCAACTCACATCAACCTGTGGTCATCTGGTGGGGGTCTGTCCCCCAACAGGCCCTGATGGATCTATTTTTCTGAGGCCATAAACATACGTTCATCTCGATGCATATGTCCCTTATAACTGTAAGTTGGATTCATCCACTTTGACCATTGATTCCCACTGTAAATTTCAAGATGGGTTCACCATACTGGGCCTCCTGGAATTCAAAGCACCTTGTCAGATAACTGATGCTCTTTATAATAAAACTCTTTGGAATTGAAAAGGTGATATAATAACTAAAATGGGCAAAAGTGCCCATAATCCTTATACCGTAAGCTGGTAGCAAGTCTCTCTTTTGTGTATATACTGCCTTCCAATTTTCATCCAcatgcacttaaaattttatctgCTGTTCTCAGCATCAATATAATTTGAGTCCTTAAGCCACACCCATGTTCTGTGCCACTGCATAATACTCATAATAATTGTAAAAGCTGCATCATACTTAATGCTTCGCCAAATCATTCAGAGAGACTTCTAAAAGGAATCTGAAAGTGaagaattttgtaaaatttgtctcttcttacataagatatttttcttttaagattttttttctacttagagGTGGGAGTTTCTTTAAGTAGGGCCCAGTTAGAAATTTTTTCCCAGTCTCCAGCAAACTGATATTTTAACTGGCATCATACTTCATTAGCTAAAACTGTATTTTCCACTAGAAAATATGGCATAGAAGTGCTCTTTGCATAATAGCTGTTTCTAAGGGTGAAAAGTTAAGCATAAGGAATGATACAAGAAAAGTGGCATTCCGTTAATCACCCTGGTTTCCCCACCGTGACTCAGTGGATTTGATTCAATGGTCATGTGAATATTTTgcctgaaatcaagagaaaaGGCCCAGCATGCTTATATCCGACAGGAGCCCATCTAGAAAACGCTGAAGCCCTTTTCAGTGTAAATCATGAGTCCCAGCCCCAGCTGCACATGAGAACAAGCTGGGGTCGCTTCTGAAAATACAGATAGACACTCCAATgtcatgggtgggggtggggccctaGTATCCCAGAGGGTTCTAGCTGGTATTCTGGAGGATTCTAATGATTACTCAGGGTTGAGAGCCACTGGTAGAAATGAAAGTTGTGAGAGACGATTCCATGGCGGCCAGCGACACCCTTCCCATGAGGAACAGGCTGGTCCCTGGCAGGTGAGCGGGTCTCCGAGCCCAAGCCCCTCAtgctccctgggctctgggctgggagcaggaagtgggtttttcatagaaaaaGTTAACCATTCATAAAAAACTTCCATAGGAAAAGTTTCTCAAGGTGCACGGCCCTCTCTCAAGAGTGGCAATGGGTATTTACACCAAAGATTCTTCCACAAGGGATATTGCATCTAAGACAAAGTGACAAAATCGCAGTGTACTGCCCTGGAAAATGGGCTGCCAGAGAATAAGACTCTTGAGTCCCATGAGCAAATGAGTGAAAGGTTTAACCTCCGCCTTAAGCAGAACAGGTGAGGCCAGGATTAGGTGAGGCCAGAGTTTCCTACTTTCCGAATACTGGACAGTTGGGTCgtataattctttgttgtgggagccGCCCCGCACTGTGTGGGGTGTTTAgtggcatccctggcctctatccactagatgccagtaacacCTCCCCCAAGGTGTGGCTACTAAAGATGTCTCCAGAATTTTCCAAATATCTCCTAGGCAACAAAATCAGCCCCCTGCTGAGAACGGCTAGCAGTTCTAGGGGAAGAAAAGCCCACACAAGGCACAGAGATCGTTCGTGAGTCTGTCTGGGTCTGCCTTGCTGGCCCCCCCGTTCTAGAGCCTGACACGCAGAAGGAAGTTGGTAAACAGTggttgaataagtaaatgaatgaagaaatgaattttcCATTTCCCTCTTGTGGAAAACATGAGCTCTTGTGAACAGGACAGAGTCTGATGGGGAGGGCAGCTGGCTGGCCAGGTGCACCGTGGACATAGGGTAAGGGACAAACCACTGCAAAAGATCCCTGGTGCGGGGGAGGGTTCCGGATGGCACGGATGGCTGGCAGAACGGACGCAACACCACGTCCTCAATCCCACAGACAAAAACCTGGCTGGCCATGGCCACACGGGCTCAGGCTGGGCGGGCCAGGCCCGGATCACCACGGGGTGGTGCTCCAGCCCCTCATTAATGGGGCCTCTGCATTTGCGCTGTTGCAGCTGTGTCCTGTGATCCAGGAGGCCTTTGAAGACATGCGTGCGGACCTCCTGAACCTGGTGAGGGGTAGGTGAGATCTCTCCCACCTTCTTCCTTTGGGGCTGAGCAGGCCTCCACGCTCTGGTTCTGCCCAGAAGAGGCCTCCCAAATCACATCTGAGCAGCAACTCGGCCCAGCAGCAAGTGAATGAGCATCCATGGACCCCTCCCAAAGATAAGCAGACAGGAATTCACTGGGGCTGTGACTTCACAAGTGCCAACTATGTGCAAGTTTATGTGAGCCAGATTTCCAAGTCTGAATCCCAGGTCTGCCACTGACTTGCTCCGTCCCTTTGGGAAAGCCATTCCACCTCCttatcctcagttttctcatctgtaaaatggggctccTACATCCCTAATTCACAAGATTGTAAGTGAGGATTACAGGTTTACAGGGAAGTCCCAGGCCCACGGCAGGTGCTCTGTCTGGCACAGAGAGCTTACAAATGTGAgctgaatggatgaacaaatgaatgaacagatggtACAGCAATTACTGTGGCCTTATTAGAGAAGCCAAAACAAGGGGAAAGACAAAACGTGTGCTCAGGAAGGAGGTCATTTCTCCCTTCCCAAGGGTAGCAGAGATGGGAGGACTCGGGCTTCTGTCCCTACCTCACAACTGTGCTGTCCTCAGAGGTCTCAGAGCGGGGATTAGtgggaagaagaaaattctaCCACCCACTGTTTCAGGATCTGAGGCAGCTCACTCAACGGGTGGCCAGGGAGGTGCGGGGAGAGAAGAATAGGATCAGTACACATTGAGCACCCACAGAGCACCTACGGGGCTGGGTGTTTTATATACACAGTTTCAGTGACTCCTCAGAGAACTCCATGAAGTGCCATCAttaccccactttacagataagaaaactgaggctcaggcaaATTAAGTTATTTGTCCAAGTTCACAGAGGAAATTAGTGATAAGGAAGGTCTGGACTCAATTCTCCAAGTTCCAAGTCTGGTGTCACTCATATATGAGCCAACTGAAATTGGTACCAGTCCTGCACAACCTATGAAACAGGTATTACTATTATACCTACCCCCATTTTAAgaggagaaaattgaggctcagaggtaGGAACAGACTGATCAAGCTACTGAGGCTCGAACAGAAGTCTGTCTGGCTCTTCTGTTCCtgaggggcagggcaggtggTCCAAGGATTCACTCCCCCGCCTGTCCCTGAACCCCTCTGCAGCCCTGCCCATTCTCTGCCCAACAGCCAAGGCAGATGGGGCACCACTGCCACCTGGCGGCCAAGTGGGGCATCCTGAGGCGAACACAAGTGATCCATTGCATAGATGGGGGTGCACCGGGTACTCTGGAGGGGGGCAGATCACCGCCTTCTGGAGGATGTGGAGAGTTATAAGCAATAGTCCAGTCTTGTTCCAAGCCAGGACTCTGGCATAGGACAGACGGGGTTCAAATCCTGTCAcagtatgaccttgagcaagacattttgcttttctgagcctcaattttcccatctgtaaaatgggattaataataGGACCTGCCTGGCAAGGTTACTGTGAAGACTAAGTGAGTGTAAGCGTAAAGGGTtaacccagtctgtggtacttcaCATATGCTCAATGAATGTCATTCCCATCATCCTTATTAACACTGCTTTCCTGCTCCTCCCTACAAACCGAAAGCCCAACAGGCCCAATGCAGCCCCCAAAGCGCCCTGTCCAAtactgccctcctccctcacagaactttcttcttttccccaagCAGCACCCATTTCCCTCGGCTCTAACCACCTGGAGTTTGACCCTCTGTCTCCTGCCATCAAGGGTAATGTCATCCAGCTCAAGCTGGAGGTGAGTGTCATGGGCCCTCAAGAGGACAGCGGGGACATCActgcccttctctcactgccAGAGATGAGACACTGGGGGTCTGTTTCTGGGGAGAAGATACCGCGCAGGGTTAGGACACACAGGCTGATTTAGAAAACTCTCCATTGGCCAAACATGCCCCACGTACACCATCCCGATGGAGGAACACCAGCAGGTGGAATCCAAGGGCTACACGCAGAACATCGGCCCCACTGCTCTGTGCTCCGACCCTGGTTCCCCACTCGGAGGCCAGAGCACACATCGGGGCTCCTGGCCTTCCTCCCAGGCAAGCTCTGCCAAACCCCAAGTATCTGATGACTTTGAAACAAGAGCCCAGGACCAAGACCCATCACTGGGAATCTCACAGGCCTAAGTTTCTCTCCTAGCTCTACAActccctggctgtgtgactttgggcaagcttTCTCatctcactgagcctcagtttccccatctgtaaaatgtagacaATAAAGTCACCAAGAAGATAAAGTGGCAGGCAAAAGGGGCCAGTGACTGTCAGCTCTCTGTAAAATGTGGGGCCGCATGCTCACACTGGGCTGAAGTCCCTGAGGGACCAGGCCAACCTGGAAAGCCTGAGTCCCAGACCAGCCTTCATGGATCTTTTGGGAAGCTGCCGCAATTCAACATTTTTATCGGTTTTGTTGCAGGGTTTTGTTGCAAACTCACCCAAAGGGTTTGTGAGGTATCTGAGAACTTAAAACCtaaatgcggggcgcctgggtggctcagttggttaagcctccgacttcagctcaggtcagatctcacgttcgtggttcgagccctgcatcgggctctgtgctgacagctagctcagagcctggagcctgcttccggttctgtgtctccttctctctctgtcccttcccctctcatgctctgtctctctctgtatcaaaaataaataaaaacatttttaaaaaaacctaaatgctAAATAACATGTCtaggttttaaaaacagaaattaactgaggggtgctggaggagTAGAGGTTGCTGGCCACCCAAGAGAACTCATCACCTCAGGCAAGGTACTGAATTCCGGGCTTAAGCTTCCTGTCAGCAAATGCAAAAAGGGAAATAGGCTGAATGGTGTCCATTTTCTTCTTGATTGCTATTGACTAAGACTTTGGAGTTAAGGTTCCCAGCCAactctctgctttctgtctccttaGGCCAAGCTGTTGGACTCTCAAGGAAAGGTGACCAAGTGGTTCAAAGAGTCCACAGCTTCCCTGACGGTGCCCGTCCTGAACAACAGCCCTTTTAGCCTCACTGTGAGGCAGGATGTGGTGAATGCCGCCATCGCTGCCTTGCTCCCTCCAGAAGAACTCGTAGTCCTGTTGGACTATGTGGTTAAGTCTTGGCATGAGAGGATGGGTCCCCTTCTGCTGCATCATGGGAATTTCCTGAATCAAGGGGGCTCAAGGACTGTCCTAAGCTCTGAGCAGTAATCCCATGTCGGGCTCGGTTTAAATCCCTCCAGTAATGAAGGGCTCAGCCCCTCCTCTAACAGACCCTGCCTCTGACATATAGCTCTAAAGCTGCAACGTTCCTTGTTATATCCAGCACCAGACCTAGTTCTGTCCTCGGGAACCTGATACAACGGCTTCCTCTACCAAATAAGAGTCCCTTTGTGCCAAAGGGCATCCTAGATATTGAGTGGCCCCTGGACAGCAGTCGTGCCCCTGCTGTCCACTAGGGGGCCCACGGCAGACATCACTGATTGATCAGGGTCCTCCTTACTACTGAGCTTAGATGCCTTAAAGGCCTCAGAATCCTTACATCAACCCAGCCTAGCCGATAATCACCATTTGTCAGCTGGAGAGTGCCACCTCCTCCCGAGTGaccaatggggaaactgaggcccaaagctATGGAAGGGTGGCAGGAGTTCGGGTCAGCTGACAGGCAACAGATAACCAAGGTCTCAGAGATTAGAACTCATAGTAAGGGACCAAAACGATGAGGAAAGAGGAATGGTCACTGGCAACCACATTCATGACAATAGTAAGAATCGAGTCACTTCTCTATGTCCTCAGGGAGCTTCCCGAGACCCAGAACCACCAACAACTAACTCACACTAAAAGTCCAGGCCAGTGAGGACCCCTCGCTCCCCAGCAGCTGACACAGGGCTGTTTTCCACCAGTGACAGTCATGGGGCCTGGACCATCAGGCCCAACAGCTTTCCTGGGGTCCTGGGGATCCAGGCAGTGGGGCTGCTGGCGGTGGTCTCCCCTCTCCCTTGCAGCTGACCCGCTCTGCCTTCCCCTCATCCTCAGCTTCCTGAGCTGGCCCACCAGTTGAAGTCAAGCATCGACGTGATCAGTACCAAGGTTGGTCCACTCGCTGTCTAGTTTGATGGGTGCTCACTGTGATTGGTGCACTGTCCTCTGGGGAGGAAAATACACGCGGGACTGTTCTGTTTCCTTCCAACCCTAGTGTCTGCAGCAGACCGGGTCCCTGTCCTCACAGGGTTTCAGTCTAACAGGGCAATACGACCTGCATCAGTATCACACAGATAATAGTTCAGTTACAAGTGGGGTGACAAGGATAGCTTCTAGGGGTCATGAGGacattgctggggcacctgataTAATCCAGGAAATTAGAGACGGCTTTCCTGAGGAGAAGGGTATTCCAGATAGGGAGAAGCAAGACCAAAGGCTGTGAGATGGGGAGAACAACAActcattccaggctctgagagaagGACAgtggctggagcccagagaggaggaagcagggcgGCCAGGGAGGTGGACAGGAGCCACGCCACAGGGGCTACATGGGGCCTGTGGGCCATGGGGAGGCACTCGGGAGGCCTCATATGGATCTCCTATCTTTCCAGGTTGCTCAGGAGCTGGGGCCCACACAGTTGGTGAAGATCCTAACTCAGGAGACCCCGGAGCTCCTTCTGGACCAGGGCAGTGCCAAGGTGGCCCAACTGATTGTGCTGGAAGTGTTCCCCACCAATGAAGCCCGCCGCCCCTTCTTTACCCTAGGCATTGTGAGTTTAACTGTCTATGGCATTAACAGCTCCCTGGGGGGCCTTCCTGCTCACTGTTCTTATTCACACCCTCTTGCTTTGCTAACTGTTTCCACTACTCTTGTCACCCAgcagggatgggggagaaggagttctgaaccaagagtcaggagcttTGGTCCTGCTCTGGTCCTGTGACTTTATCAGTTAGGATCTTTGGGCAGAAACTTAATTCACATGCACAGAACTGAAAAGTCCAGATGGTCTAGCTTCAGAA encodes:
- the BPIFB1 gene encoding BPI fold-containing family B member 1 isoform X1 — its product is MAGPLTFTLLCGLLAVTLAGAKLSPPAVLTLGREVIKERLTQGLRDHNAINILQQLPLLSSLREKPAGGIPILGNLVNSILNHIVWLKVTTANILQLQVQPSDEGQGLAVKIPLDMVAGLNTPLVKTIVEMHMQTEVQAIITVNASERGYTRVVLQDCSDSHGSLRISLLQKLSFLVNSLANKVMSLLMPALPKLVKTQLCPVIQEAFEDMRADLLNLVRAAPISLGSNHLEFDPLSPAIKGNVIQLKLEAKLLDSQGKVTKWFKESTASLTVPVLNNSPFSLTVRQDVVNAAIAALLPPEELVVLLDYVLPELAHQLKSSIDVISTKVAQELGPTQLVKILTQETPELLLDQGSAKVAQLIVLEVFPTNEARRPFFTLGIEASSEAQFYTKDDRLLLNFNDISSDRIHLMNSGIGLFNPELLKNITIEILSSVLLPNQNGKLRSGISISMVKALGFEEASSFLTKDSLVITPASQ
- the BPIFB1 gene encoding BPI fold-containing family B member 1 isoform X2 is translated as MAGPLTFTLLCGLLAVTLAGAKLSPPAVLTLGREVIKERLTQGLRDHNAINILQQLPLLSSLREKPAGGIPILGNLVNSILNHIVWLKVTTANILQLQVQPSDEGQGLAVKIPLDMVAGLNTPLVKTIVEMHMQTEVQAIITVNASERGYTRVVLQDCSDSHGSLRISLLQKLSFLVNSLANKVMSLLMPALPKLVKTQLCPVIQEAFEDMRADLLNLVRAPISLGSNHLEFDPLSPAIKGNVIQLKLEAKLLDSQGKVTKWFKESTASLTVPVLNNSPFSLTVRQDVVNAAIAALLPPEELVVLLDYVLPELAHQLKSSIDVISTKVAQELGPTQLVKILTQETPELLLDQGSAKVAQLIVLEVFPTNEARRPFFTLGIEASSEAQFYTKDDRLLLNFNDISSDRIHLMNSGIGLFNPELLKNITIEILSSVLLPNQNGKLRSGISISMVKALGFEEASSFLTKDSLVITPASQ